The genome window GGCGACGCAGGAAGGCAAGCTGGACACGCGCACTGATGCAAGCGGGCACGCGGGTGCCTTCCGCGAGATTATCGAAGGGTTCAATAAATCCATGGACGCCGTTATCGCTCCTTTGAACGTAATGGCCGAGTATATGGTCCGCATCGGCAAGGGCGATATCCCGGAGAAGATCACGGATGATTATAAGGGTGATTTTAATGAGGTCAAGAACAACCTGAACCAGTGCATTGATGCTATTAACCTCGTGGTTTCTGATGGTCTGCTGCTGGTTGAGGCGACGCAGGAAGGCAAGCTGGACACGCGCACTGATGCAAGCGGGCACGCGGGTGCCTTCCGCGAGATTATCGAAGGGTTCAATAAATCCATGGACGCCGTTATCGCTCCTTTGAACGTAATGGCCGAGTATATGGTCCGCATCGGCAAGGGCGATATCCCGGAGAAGATCACGGATGATTATAAGGGTGATTTTAATGAGGTCAAGAACAACCTGAACCAGTGCATTGATGCTATTAACCTCGTGGTTTCTGATGGTTTGCTGCTGGTTGAGGCGATGCAGGAAGGCAAGCTGGACACGCGCACTGATGCAAGCGGGCACGCGGGCGCCTTCCGCGAGATTATCGAAGGCTTCAATAACTCCATGGACACCGTTATCGGGCCTTTGAACGTAATGGCCGAGTATATGGACCGCATCAGCAAGGGCGACATCCCGGAGAAGATCACTGATGATTACAAGGGTGATTTTAACGAGGTCAAGAACAACCTGAACCAGTGCATTGATGCTATTAACCTCGTGGTTTCTGATGGTCTGCTGCTGGTTGATGCGATGCAGGAAGGCAAGCTGGACACGCGCACTGATGCAAGCAGGCATGCAGGCGCCTTCCGCGGGATTATCGAAGGCTTCAATAACTCCATGGACGCCGTTATCGCTCCTTTGAACGTAATGACCGGGTATATGGACCGCATCGGCAAGGGCGACATTCCGGAGAAGATCACTGATGATTATAAGGGTGATTTTAATGAGGTCAAAAACAACCTCAACGTCTGTATTAATGCCCTGAACGGTTTGATTGACGAATCCGCCCGTCTGGCAGATGGTGCAGTTGAGGGTAAACTCGATGTACGCGGAGATGCCAGTAAGTACATGGGCGAGTTCGGCAAGATCATTCAGGGTGTAAACAACACGCTTGATGCGATTATTGGCCCTTTGAATGTAGCGGCCGAGTATGTGGACCGGATCAGCAAGGGCGACATCCCGGAGAAGGTCACCGATGATTACAAGGGCGACTTCAACGAGATCAAGAATAACATCAACATGATGATAGAAAATCTTACCCGTTTTGCAGTCGATGTGCAGTCAGCCGCTGATCAGGTCGCTTCAGGCAGCGAGCAGATCAGTTCAGCCGCTCAGCAAATGTCCCAGGGAGCGACCGAGCAGTCGGCAAACGTCGAGGAGATCTCAAGCTCCATGGAGGAGATGAACAGCGCTGTAAACCAGAATGCGGACAACGCAAAGGAGACCGCCTCCATTGCCAAAAAGGCCGCCACCGACGGAAAGGAAGGAGGAAATGCCGTAGAAGAGACGGTTCAGGCCATGAAGAGCATTGCCGACAAAATCGGGATTATCGAAGAGATAGCCAGGCAGACCAACATGCTGGCTCTTAATGCGGCTATTGAGGCGGCAAGGGCGGGTGAATATGGTAAGGGTTTTGCCGTGGTTGCAGCGGAAATCCGCAAACTTGCCGAGCGCAGCCAGGATGCGGCAAAGGAGATCAGCACCGTTTCGGCAAGCAGCGTGGAGATAGCGGAAAAAGCCGGCAAGCTTCTCGAAGAGATCGTGCCCGGCATTCAGAAAACAGCCGAGCTGGTGCAGGAAATAAACGCTTCAAGCGCTGAGCAGGCGCGCGGAATTGACCAGACCACCAAGGCGATTCAGCAGTTAGACCAGGTGATACAGCAGAGCGCAAGCGCTACTGAGGAGATGGCTTCGACCTCCGAGGAACTCGCCGGCCAGGGGGAACAGCTCAGGGGAACCGCGGCGTTTTTCAAGGTAAGCGGCAATGGTTCTGAAAATTCGGGGCAGTTAAAAACCGGACGTGCCGTAGCAAAAGCCGGAAATGCGCTTAACAAAACAGCTTCTCACGCAAGCCACGCTGCCGGACAAATTGTTAACAGCGGCGCGGTATTTGTAAACAAAAAGGAAAATGGGATTTCTCTGGACATGAATGACGCAGCCGACGCTCAATTCGAGAGGTATTAAACCAACGGGATAAAGGAGGAGGACGTATTATGAACGACAACGCAGCAACTGAAATCGCTCAGTACCTTACCTTTGGCCTGGGCGAAGAAGAATTCGCGCTGGAACTTTCAAAGGTGCGTGAGATTATGGATTATACAACTATTACCAGGGTCCCCAGAATGCCTCAATTCTTGAGAGGAGTTATTAATCTGCGGGGCAACGTAGTGCCTGTAATCGATCTTCGTTTAAAACTTGGGATGAGCGCAACAGAAAAAACGGTGGATACATGTATTGTGATTATGGAAATTATGGTCGACGGCGAAGCTGTTGACATGGGAGCACTGGCCGATTCCGTGCAGGAGGTAATCGAACTTGATCCTGCCGAGATTGAACCGCCTCCCAGGCTTGGAACAAAACTCAACACCGAATTTATCCAGGGCATGGGCAAACGGGATGACAAGTTTCTGATTATTCTCAATATCGACAAGGTGCTCGCCGGTGATGAGCTGGAGTTAATTCATGATAAAAGTGAAAGCTCAGTGATGGATATGGCAAAACATACTGTTGAAACTGAAGCACTGCCTCCGGACACGAGCTTTGCGACAACTCCGGCCGGGAATGTGCCGCCGGGCTTATAAAATAATGATGTCTGCAAAGAAAGAGGTCAGTATTCATATAGGCGAGCTGTACGCAGCCAGGGATTCCACGGTAATAAAAACAACCCTTGGCTCATGCGTTGCAGCCTGCCTGTATGACCCGGCAAGCCGGATCGGCGGCATGAATCATATCCTTCTTCCTGGAAAACCTGATATGAAACATTTTAGTGAGAATGCCAGGTACGGTATAAACGCCATGGAACTTCTGATCAACAGGATTATGGAGTTGGGCGCCTGCCGTCATCGAATTGTTGCCAAGGTTTTTGGCGGAAGCCATCTTTTCCCATCAATTTCAGAAGAAAACGGAACAGGCAAAAAAAATATAACGTTTGTCATGGAGTTTCTGAAGAGAGAAAAAATCAAGGTCATAAGCAAAAACATCGGGGGTCATGATTCCAGAAGGATATATTTTCATGTGGATACGGGTGATGTATTCCTTAAACGCACCGAGTCGGTAAATTATTCAAAAATTGTCATGAAAGAACGGGAATATCTCGAAAGAATCAAAGATGAAGTCAAAAATCAGGGAGAGGTAACGCTGTTTGACTGAAGATATCACGGTTCCTGCCCCTGGCTGCCGGCTGCGTAAAGCCTGTAATATTAGACCGGTGCATTAACTGATGGAGGAATTTTCACAAGGAAAAAACAATAAGGAGATCAATATATGCAAAGCGGTGTGGCTGCTGAATCAGCGTTTAAAAATATCTCTATGTCAGACCGGCTGTTTAAACGTTTTGGTGAGTTTATTTATAAAGAATGCGGCATCAAACTTCCGCCTGCCAAAAAAACCATGCTCACCGTCAGGCTTTTCAGGCGGCTGCGTGCCCTTGGCATGAATTCGTTCGGCCAATACTATGACTACGTATGCAGCCCGGAAAGCCGCAGTGGGGAGCGTATACGGATGATCGATGCTGTCAGCACAAACAAAACGGATTTTTTTCGTGAGCCGGCGCATTTTGACATTTTGGGAAGACAGGCGCTGCCGGATCTTGTCGGTTCAATGCATAATGGCAGCCGCAAAAAGCTGAATGTCTGGAGCGCAGGCTGTTCCAGCGGAGAAGAACCTTATACGCTGGCCATGGTACTGTCGGAATTTTTTACTGAAAGACAAAACAAAGCTCAGGCTGATGCGAAATCGCTCACCCGACCACTCGACCAGTTTTCCATACTCGCAACCGACATCTCCATACAAGTGCTGGAAACTGCGAAAAAAGCAATCTATCCAAAGCAAATGGTTAACCCTGTCCCTCCCATGATGAAACGAAAATATCTTATGCATGGCACCGGATCACAGAAAGAGTTCTATCGGATGGTACCTGAATTGCGCAGCCGAATAACCTTTCAGAGGCTCAACTTTATGGAAAATAATTTCGGAATACGGATGCTCATGGATATTATATTCTGCCGTAATGTCATAATTTACTTTGACCGGCAGACCCAGATCAAGTTGTTTGAAAAATTTTATAATCAGCTTGCCCCGGGAGGATATCTTTTTATAGGTCATTCGGAATCACTTCACGGAATTAACAACCGGTTCCGTCTTGTTGCAACCACTACGTACAAAAAACCTGGTAAGGCAACCGGTACCAACACAAAAACGGAGAGATGACTATGAAAAACAGTGTTATAGTGATAGACGACAGCCGATCCATAAGACAATATGCCATGGATGTGCTTAAACGCTCCGGGTTTACCGTGTTTGGCGCGTGTGATGGGCCTGAAGGGCTGAACTTAATCGACAAACATGAGCCTGATGTTGTGTTGCTCGACATTATAATGCCCGGCATAAGCGGTCTGGATGTCCTGCGAATACTGCGGGAAAAAAAGATTATAGTTTCCATCCTGCTGTTTACCACCCGATCGTCAGTTTCCCAGCGGGTTGAAGGTCTAAAGGCAGGGGCTGACGATTATATTGCCAAACCTTTTAAAGATGAAGAACTCATAGCCCGGGTCGGCTCTGCGGCCAGAAGAATAACACTTGAAAAAAACCTTGCCAAACTGGTCGATGTCAAGACAAGAAAGTTAGTCAGGAAAGAACAGCAGGCTCTTTACGGTCAAATAGTTCAGGGAATTGTCCACAACCTTAACAATCCGCTTATGGCTGTTTCCGGTTTTGCTGAAATTGCAAGAATGGAACTTTTCAGGTTTTCCAAATTATTAGAAGAAAAAATTGATAAAAACGAAATGGCCTTGCTGAAAAATATTATGCGCAACATGGCGAAAGTATCTTCAGCCACTGACATGACGAAATCACTTGTCAACACCCTCCTTAGCAAAAGCAGACACGAATCGGTTGAGCAGAAACAACGAATCAATCTTAAAAAGCTTATAAAAAGGGAGATTGAATTTTTTAAAGCAGACCGTGAACGAAACCATGCTATAATAATAACCCTTGGTCTCGACCCGTCAACTTCTGAGATATTCGGCGTTTATACTGATTTTTCGCAAGTTACCGCCAATCTGGTAAAAAATGCAGCGGATGCCATGAGAAATTCACTTGAAAAAAAGCTTGGTATATACACAAAACATGATAACAAAAATATATACATCATAGTTGAAGATACCGGAGAAGGAATATCTTCCGGCAATATAGAACGTATTTTTGATCCGTTTTTCACAACCAAAACCTGTAAGAACACACAAAAAAATATGGAAACAGAAAGCACGGGGTTGGGATTATATACCTGCAAGCAATTGATGAAATCATATGGCGCTGATATCTCTGTAAAAAGCAAACCCGGTGCTGGGGCTGTATTTAAAATAGTCATTCCCCGTATAAATATTTTTAAACAACGTAAGGATTGCGGTCAGGTAACTAGCAGTGTCCATCCATAATCTTATAAGAGACAATTTGAAAAATATGAAAAATAAAATTAAAGTATTAATTGTTGATGACTCTGCGGTCGTGCGGCAAACTCTTGAGGAAATTTTGAGTTCCGATCCGGCCATTGAAGTAATGGCAACAGCATCAGACCCTTTTATTGCCGCGGATAAAATAAAAAAAGAAACACCTGATGTAATAACACTTGACGTGGAAATGCCTCGCATGGACGGGCTTACTTTTTTGCACAAAATTATGATCCAGCATCCCATACCGGTGGTAATATGTTCCAGCCTGACCGAAAAGGGCTGTGAAACCACTCTTAAATCTTTGGAATACGGGGCACTGGATATCATTACAAAGCCAAAGATGGGAGCTAAAAAGTTTTTCGAAGAATCAAGAATAAAAATTTGCGATTCCGTAAAGGCAGCAGCCCAGGCCCGCGTAAAGGCTATTTCCAGCACACGAAAAAAGGCAACCGGCAAACTCACCGCAGACGCAGTGATTGCTCCCCCGACCGGCAGAGCGATGATCAGCACTACCGAAAAGATGATTGCAGTGGGCGCATCCACAGGAGGCACCGAAGCCTTGCGGGTATTTCTTGAAGCCATTCCCCTGGACAGCCCCGGCATCGTGATTGTCCAGCACATGCCGGAGCATTTTACCACCGCTTTTGCCAAGCGGCTCAACGGCATCTGTCGCATTGAGGTAAAAGAAGCGGAAGACGGAGACAGTGTTCTTAAAGGGCGAGCCCTGATAGCCCCCGGGAACAAACACCTCCTTTTAAAAAGAAGTGGAGCAAAATATTATGTTGAAATAAAGGACGGTCCCCTGGTATGTCGGCACCGGCCTTCGGTTGACGTTCTTTTTCGTTCAGTCGCCAGGTATGCAGGTTCAAACGCCGTAGGTGTCATCATGACCGGTATGGGCGATGACGGCGCCAGGGGAATGTTGGAAATGAAGGAGGCCGGCGCTTCTACCATAGCCCAGGATGAAAAGACCTGCGTAGTGTTCGGTATGCCCCAGGAAGCCATAAAACGGGGTGCGATTGATCATGTGCTCCCCCTGGAAGCTATAGCCGGAGAAGTATTAAAAAGCTACGATCAGCATAAACCTGAATTGTGATAAGGAACGGGAACGAAATAATTTCCTCAAGCAGGCGCATAGATTTGGAGACGAAATAATACCAGATTGCTAAAAACGGCTGTCAACGTCGATAGCCCAAATTAACTTCAATCATTTTATTCGGCTGTCTTGTTGTTTTGATTTACATCGGAATCAATGAATAGCTCTTTCTCTAACTGCCGCAATGTTTCTTCAAGAACAGGGAGTCGTTGTTTGTCTTTAGAATCTTTGGAAGTTCTTTTAAGTTCTATCAGCATCTTAATATCAAGAACACGAAGGGTATGACCTCTGAATTCAATTTCTACTGTGTGCTTAAAAAGATCTTCATAGGTTTTCCCCTCTTCAATAAAAGCTAAAACATCAAGTGGGCCTATACGGGTTGAAAAAAATGCATGTCCCATCTCCGCAAAGTCTTTTTCCTTTGGCTTTATAATTTTATTGTCCGGACGACGATATATTGCGTCAATTGATTTTAAAAATGTGAAGAGTTTTGAAATATTCTCAGAAGACCGGTTATGCACAATATCCACATCCATCGTTGTAACCGGAGCTCCCTGAACGACCGCAGCAAGACCACCAACAAGAATAAACTTGACATCTGCCTTTATGAGGCCTTCAATTATTGCGCTTAGGTCCACGCTTGTTGTTCTTTTGCCGTTGGTATGCATTTCTTAATTCCAAAATAGTATCTACTGCGTTATCGTTTGCCCGCAGCCGCTCCTCTGGTGACAGGTTAAGAAACATGGCAACCAATCCTTTGTCAACACCTAAACTATTCTTGTTTTCCATTTTTTCGTCCATAAAACATCTATTTGCTTATATAGCTTTCAGATAACTACCCGATTTTAAAATTTAGCACAAGGCCAAAGGGAGTAAAGCATATCATAATACAACTCCAAATAAAGGTTCGCGCAAAAATAAGAAGTTAGAAATTTTACGTGTTGAGGCGTCTGGCTGGCAAGGCGCGAGCCCCAAGCAGGCAATTAGACTGAAGTTCCCGAAGCAGAACAGACGTAACTTGCTGCTGTTAAAAAAAATTAAAATCGTGGTGTGACGTTACTGACTACACTAAATTTTTCAATGTTGTCAGCAGGTTGTTTGATTTATCTTTGATTGAAGATACACACTTTTTTTATTAAGTTAATAATTATTGGCTCGAATTTAAACATCTTTTAAAAATTTTCTTGATTCGGGCATTAATTTTTTGTAATGTTTTTATTCAACATGGCCTATACTTGCAACCCAACTTCCCAAAAATTATATCTGTTTTAAATTCATTTAAAGTCCCATCAATTGGGTGTTTGTGAAAACACTATAGAATTTTCGGCATCCTTCAAATTTAGTTTACACTTTTAGTGGAAAAGAGTTAAGAGTAGATACGTTAACCTTGACAGGATGCCGCCGATATGTGTCGCGAGAATTATGTGCGTATTTAAAACTGCATGATGCCTTAAATAGAACTCTTTTTGTGAAATTTGAAGGTATTTATAATGACCGGAAAACCAACTTATGACAAATCGAAACCGGGAAGAATAAAAGCTGAAAAACAAAAAAAAAAAAAAAAAAAAAAAAAAAGAAAAAAAAAAAAAAAAAAAAAAAAAAAAAAATCAGTCTAATAATCGCCCTTTTAGCTGTCTGCTGTTTTCTATTGTACTATTTTCATTACGTCCTTGAAATCGGCACTGGTTTTACCCACTTCTTCTATGTTCCAATAATCCTGGCATCGTTATGGTGGCAGAGGAAAGGTTTGGGCGTAACCCTGTTGTTGGCCATTCTTCTGCTTTTTACCCACTATTTCTTGCGAGATCCTATAGGGGCCGGCAATGATTATTTTCGGGCGTTTATGTTTGTGTCTGTCGGTTTTGTAGCGGCTCTGGTAAGTGAGAGAATTGTGAAGAAAAATGAAAGCCTGCGGGAGAGTGAGGGAAAATTCAAAAGCCTGTTTGAGAATATGAAAAGCGGAGTTGCCGTATATGAGGCAGAGAACAACGGAAAGGATTTCATCTTTAAGGATTTAAACAAGGCAGGAGAGCAGATAGACAAAATTGCCCGCGGAGAGCTTATCGGCAAAAGTGTCCTGGAGATTTTCCCTTCTATAAAAGATTTTGGCCTTTTCGACGTGCTCCAACGAGTATGGAAAACAGGACAGCCGGAACATCATCCAATAACTATATATAAAGATGAAAGGATAACCGGCTGGAGAGAAAACGATATCTACAAATTGCCTTCAGGCGAAATAGTCGCTGTTTATGATGACGTTTCCGAACGTAAGCAAATGGAGGAGGCGCTCCAGAAGAACGAAAGAAATCTTTCCATAACACTCAATTCAATAGGAGATGCAGTTATAGCAACAGATACCAAAGGCCGCGTTACACGAATGAACCCGATTGCAGAAAAGCTTACCGGCTGGAATTTGTCTGAGGCAAAAGGACGTCCTCTCATCGAAGTATTTAACATTATAAATGAGGAAACTCGTAAACAAATGAAGAGCCCTGCTGAAAAAGTAATGCGGGAAGGAACTATCGTTGGTCTGGCTAACCATACAGTCTTGATCTCGAAAAACGGCACAGAGACTCCTATTGCAGATAGTGGCGCGCCGATTAAAAACGATCAAGGCGATATCTTTGGTATTATATTGGTTTTTCGCGATATTTCAGAAAAAATAGAAGCTGAGAAGCAAAAGAAGAAATTAGAGGCTGAAGCCATGCGGACCGGTCAATTAGTGTCGATTGGTGAAATAGCGGCCGGCGTTGCCCATGAGATCAATAACCCCATAAATTCAGTTATAAACCTGGCCCAGATATTGCTTGATGAATGTAATAGCGAAAGTTCGGAATATGATATTGCCGGACGGATTATCAAGGAGGGTGACCGTATTGCCAATATTGTCAGCAACCTCCTTTCTTTTGCACGGGGCAACATGGAAAAAGAAAAAAATTTGGTAAACCTGTCTGAAATCATCTCTGATACGCTTGTTCTGGCAAAAGTCCAGATGCAAAAGGATCAAATAGAGTTAAGGGTCAATATTCCTTTAAATTTGCCCAAAATTATTGCAAACCCACAACAGATTCAACAGGTTTTCCTGAATCTCATAATCAATGCGCGATATGCCTTGAACCAAAAATATTCCGGGACGCATGAAAATAAAATACTTGAGATCCTGGGTGAAGAAGCAACTATTGATGATTGCCCCTATGTCCGGGCCATTTTTCAGGACAACGGCATAGGGATACCCGCCAATGAAATTAAAAAGGTTATAAACCCGTTTTATTCAACCAAACCCACCGGCATAGGCACCGGCCTGGGCTTGAGCATCAGCCATGGCATTATCAGTGATCATGGCGGTTATATAAGAATTGAAAGCACCGAGGGTGAATTTACCAGGGTAATAATCGATCTTCCGGCTTCCGGCAAGGAGAAGAGATGAAATCTAAAATTCTGATTGTTGATGACGAGGAAAACTTAAGATTCAGCCTGGAAAGATTTCTTTTGACTGCCGGATATGAGGTGGCGACCGCTGAAGATTACGATGTAGCCATGGCCAGGATAAATGAAACGAATTTAGATTTGATATTCTCGGATATTATCTTAAAAGGCAAGACCGGAATTGATATCCTGCAGGCGGTAAAGGAAAGAAACCTGCAATCTCCGGTTGTGTTGTTTACCGGCGCCCCCAATATTGAAAACGCTTCAGAGGCTGTCCGGCTGGGTGCATTTGACTATCTTCCCAAACCGGTACGGCAGGAAACATTGTTGCGGGTTGCCAAATCAGCTTTGCATCATAAGGCTCTGATTGATGAGAAAGAGAGCTACCGCGCAAACCTTGAAGCTATTTTCAAAAGCGTCAAAGATGCTATTATTACTGTGGATCAAGAGTTGTCGGTTATCGAAGTCAATGATACTGCCGGAAAGATATGCGGAATTTTCCGGGATGCGGCCATCGGCAAGGCCTTTAATACTTTGCTGAAAGGGTGCCATGGAAAATGCCTTGAAATCATGAAAGAAACTATCAGGAAAAAACAGCCTGTTGAAGCGCGTCGGGTTGAATGCCATCGCAAAGACCGGCCGGAGCAGGTTGTATCCCTGACCGCATATCCACTTTTAAATCGCCGGAACCTGTTTTCAGGGGGAATCCTGGTGGTCAGAGATGAAACCCGCCTGGATAATCTGGAGCGAAATCTGAAAGAACGTCAACAGCTTCATAATATTATCGGCAAGAGCGTGAAAATGCAGAAGGTTTATTCTCTCATAAAGGGACTGACCGATGTTCAGACCGGAGTTTTGATTACCGGAGAAACCGGAACCGGCAAGGAACTGGTTGCAGAGGCGCTCCACCATCAAGGAGTGCGCAAAAATAAAACACTTGTAAAGGCCAACTGTGGAGCCCTGTCGGAGGATTTGCTGGAAAGTGAACTTTTTGGACATATCAGGGGCGCATTTACCGGCGCTGTGAGAGATAAGATCGGCCTGTTTCAAAGAGCCGATGGTGGAACCATTTTTCTGGATGAAATCGGTGAGACTTCACCCCGGG of Desulfosarcina sp. BuS5 contains these proteins:
- a CDS encoding PAS domain S-box protein — encoded protein: MYYFHYVLEIGTGFTHFFYVPIILASLWWQRKGLGVTLLLAILLLFTHYFLRDPIGAGNDYFRAFMFVSVGFVAALVSERIVKKNESLRESEGKFKSLFENMKSGVAVYEAENNGKDFIFKDLNKAGEQIDKIARGELIGKSVLEIFPSIKDFGLFDVLQRVWKTGQPEHHPITIYKDERITGWRENDIYKLPSGEIVAVYDDVSERKQMEEALQKNERNLSITLNSIGDAVIATDTKGRVTRMNPIAEKLTGWNLSEAKGRPLIEVFNIINEETRKQMKSPAEKVMREGTIVGLANHTVLISKNGTETPIADSGAPIKNDQGDIFGIILVFRDISEKIEAEKQKKKLEAEAMRTGQLVSIGEIAAGVAHEINNPINSVINLAQILLDECNSESSEYDIAGRIIKEGDRIANIVSNLLSFARGNMEKEKNLVNLSEIISDTLVLAKVQMQKDQIELRVNIPLNLPKIIANPQQIQQVFLNLIINARYALNQKYSGTHENKILEILGEEATIDDCPYVRAIFQDNGIGIPANEIKKVINPFYSTKPTGIGTGLGLSISHGIISDHGGYIRIESTEGEFTRVIIDLPASGKEKR
- a CDS encoding hybrid sensor histidine kinase/response regulator; protein product: MKNSVIVIDDSRSIRQYAMDVLKRSGFTVFGACDGPEGLNLIDKHEPDVVLLDIIMPGISGLDVLRILREKKIIVSILLFTTRSSVSQRVEGLKAGADDYIAKPFKDEELIARVGSAARRITLEKNLAKLVDVKTRKLVRKEQQALYGQIVQGIVHNLNNPLMAVSGFAEIARMELFRFSKLLEEKIDKNEMALLKNIMRNMAKVSSATDMTKSLVNTLLSKSRHESVEQKQRINLKKLIKREIEFFKADRERNHAIIITLGLDPSTSEIFGVYTDFSQVTANLVKNAADAMRNSLEKKLGIYTKHDNKNIYIIVEDTGEGISSGNIERIFDPFFTTKTCKNTQKNMETESTGLGLYTCKQLMKSYGADISVKSKPGAGAVFKIVIPRINIFKQRKDCGQVTSSVHP
- a CDS encoding protein-glutamate methylesterase/protein-glutamine glutaminase produces the protein MKNKIKVLIVDDSAVVRQTLEEILSSDPAIEVMATASDPFIAADKIKKETPDVITLDVEMPRMDGLTFLHKIMIQHPIPVVICSSLTEKGCETTLKSLEYGALDIITKPKMGAKKFFEESRIKICDSVKAAAQARVKAISSTRKKATGKLTADAVIAPPTGRAMISTTEKMIAVGASTGGTEALRVFLEAIPLDSPGIVIVQHMPEHFTTAFAKRLNGICRIEVKEAEDGDSVLKGRALIAPGNKHLLLKRSGAKYYVEIKDGPLVCRHRPSVDVLFRSVARYAGSNAVGVIMTGMGDDGARGMLEMKEAGASTIAQDEKTCVVFGMPQEAIKRGAIDHVLPLEAIAGEVLKSYDQHKPEL
- a CDS encoding chemotaxis protein CheD, translating into MMSAKKEVSIHIGELYAARDSTVIKTTLGSCVAACLYDPASRIGGMNHILLPGKPDMKHFSENARYGINAMELLINRIMELGACRHRIVAKVFGGSHLFPSISEENGTGKKNITFVMEFLKREKIKVISKNIGGHDSRRIYFHVDTGDVFLKRTESVNYSKIVMKEREYLERIKDEVKNQGEVTLFD
- a CDS encoding methyl-accepting chemotaxis protein gives rise to the protein MAEKIENNNSEETQNGKKRNKIKNNSKKEEIMADSKMNASVLNEFETLFESIKKGRLDARADLGDTTGADREMLEGVNEMLDAVIGPLNVTAEYVDRISKGDIPEKITDDYKGDFNEVKNNLNQCIDAINLVVSDGLLLVEATQEGKLDTRTDASGHAGAFREIIEGFNKSMDAVIAPLNVMAEYMVRIGKGDIPEKITDDYKGDFNEVKNNLNQCIDAINLVVSDGLLLVEATQEGKLDTRTDASGHAGAFREIIEGFNKSMDAVIAPLNVMAEYMVRIGKGDIPEKITDDYKGDFNEVKNNLNQCIDAINLVVSDGLLLVEAMQEGKLDTRTDASGHAGAFREIIEGFNNSMDTVIGPLNVMAEYMDRISKGDIPEKITDDYKGDFNEVKNNLNQCIDAINLVVSDGLLLVDAMQEGKLDTRTDASRHAGAFRGIIEGFNNSMDAVIAPLNVMTGYMDRIGKGDIPEKITDDYKGDFNEVKNNLNVCINALNGLIDESARLADGAVEGKLDVRGDASKYMGEFGKIIQGVNNTLDAIIGPLNVAAEYVDRISKGDIPEKVTDDYKGDFNEIKNNINMMIENLTRFAVDVQSAADQVASGSEQISSAAQQMSQGATEQSANVEEISSSMEEMNSAVNQNADNAKETASIAKKAATDGKEGGNAVEETVQAMKSIADKIGIIEEIARQTNMLALNAAIEAARAGEYGKGFAVVAAEIRKLAERSQDAAKEISTVSASSVEIAEKAGKLLEEIVPGIQKTAELVQEINASSAEQARGIDQTTKAIQQLDQVIQQSASATEEMASTSEELAGQGEQLRGTAAFFKVSGNGSENSGQLKTGRAVAKAGNALNKTASHASHAAGQIVNSGAVFVNKKENGISLDMNDAADAQFERY
- a CDS encoding sigma-54 dependent transcriptional regulator; this translates as MKSKILIVDDEENLRFSLERFLLTAGYEVATAEDYDVAMARINETNLDLIFSDIILKGKTGIDILQAVKERNLQSPVVLFTGAPNIENASEAVRLGAFDYLPKPVRQETLLRVAKSALHHKALIDEKESYRANLEAIFKSVKDAIITVDQELSVIEVNDTAGKICGIFRDAAIGKAFNTLLKGCHGKCLEIMKETIRKKQPVEARRVECHRKDRPEQVVSLTAYPLLNRRNLFSGGILVVRDETRLDNLERNLKERQQLHNIIGKSVKMQKVYSLIKGLTDVQTGVLITGETGTGKELVAEALHHQGVRKNKTLVKANCGALSEDLLESELFGHIRGAFTGAVRDKIGLFQRADGGTIFLDEIGETSPRVQLRLLRILQEMEFQRVGDSTPIKVDVRVVAATNKNLREEVRLGRFREDLYYRLKVVEVSMPPLRDKRDDIPLLVEHFLKKFNRKFNKKNITISEDVQKIFMEYSWPGNVRELEHALEHAFILCSRETIVVDHLPPELKVLNAPKGEEDDYCRIILHALEQTRWNKTEAARLLGISRQSLYRKIKAFRIMKN
- a CDS encoding CheR family methyltransferase codes for the protein MQSGVAAESAFKNISMSDRLFKRFGEFIYKECGIKLPPAKKTMLTVRLFRRLRALGMNSFGQYYDYVCSPESRSGERIRMIDAVSTNKTDFFREPAHFDILGRQALPDLVGSMHNGSRKKLNVWSAGCSSGEEPYTLAMVLSEFFTERQNKAQADAKSLTRPLDQFSILATDISIQVLETAKKAIYPKQMVNPVPPMMKRKYLMHGTGSQKEFYRMVPELRSRITFQRLNFMENNFGIRMLMDIIFCRNVIIYFDRQTQIKLFEKFYNQLAPGGYLFIGHSESLHGINNRFRLVATTTYKKPGKATGTNTKTER
- a CDS encoding chemotaxis protein CheW; protein product: MNDNAATEIAQYLTFGLGEEEFALELSKVREIMDYTTITRVPRMPQFLRGVINLRGNVVPVIDLRLKLGMSATEKTVDTCIVIMEIMVDGEAVDMGALADSVQEVIELDPAEIEPPPRLGTKLNTEFIQGMGKRDDKFLIILNIDKVLAGDELELIHDKSESSVMDMAKHTVETEALPPDTSFATTPAGNVPPGL